TCCGTATCTCCTGGGAGCCAAATGAGAGTGGTGATGTTTCCTATTTAATATATCGCGATGGTGAAGAGATAGCGGAGACTCAGGCTGAGCGGTTCGAAGATAGTGGTTTGTCCAGCGGTACAAAATATAGCTACAGCGCTGCGGTGAAAGTCAGTGACGGTAGCTATAGTGAGCCGTCAAATGAGGATGTTGCAAGGACACTGGATAGCGATCGAGACGATGACTGGTATAACGGCACCTCCGTCGATACAACCTTTGCAGAAGTAAATACAACAATTGCACGTCTCGATGAATGTACGGCGGGTGAGCGAGTTAGCGATGTATGGGATATAGCTACAGAAAACCTGAATGAGTGCCTTAGGGCTGCTGCAGCGGTTATCAGCCTGGGAGATCGAGTAGGTGCATTAAGAGCTTATGTGGCGCGGCTGCGCAGAGAGGAAGATCCCGCACTTATTGAGTTGGGAATGCGCTTATTTCACAGTAAGTCCCTGAGTTTGAATAACGATTCTTCGTGCTCATCTTGTCACCACCCCACACTGGGTTGTGGCAGTGATGGTTTGTCGTTACCGATTGGTGTAAATACGGTAAATCCTGATTTATTGGGGCCCGGTAGAAGCGATGGTAATCTGATGCCGCTATTACCGCGTAACTCGCCCCCCACCTGTAATTCTGCTATTTGGTCGGATAGCCTTTTTTGGGATAGGAGAGTCAGTTTCAGAACAGGTATTAACAACATTGAGGACAAAGCTACTTATTTAGCCAATCAGGTCAGAACTGATGATGGAGATGTCTCTGATGACGTAAATAGTTTTTCTGAAGAGATAGCCAGTAATTCCCTGACACTGTTGATGGCCCAGGCCCACTTTCCTGTAGTTACAGCAGAGGAAATGGGTGAGCGGGGAAGCTTTGCCAGTGATAGCGATTATCGCGAGAGCATTGCGTCTGGTTTGAGTGATGAGTGGGATTCACTTTTCGAAGACGCTTTTGGGGATAGTGAAAAAACTTTCCTGCGGGTGTCTGAAGCCTTGGCTGCCTACCAGGCTTCCCAGCTATTTATTGATAACCCTTTCTTTGATTTCCTTGATGGCAATGATGATGCCATGACTGAGATGCAGAAACGTGGTGGAATCCTGTTTTACACCAATACTGCTTGTGCACAATGCCATGATGGGCCGTTTTTTACTTTGGAAACGTCCAGGGGGTTTCGCTATCCACAAATTGGAGTCGGTACCAATGAAGATGGTAGCGATTTGGAAAGATATAGGGTGCCGTCGCTTCTCAATGTTTCCATTTCCGGTCCATGGGGGCACGCGGGACAGTTTGGCAGTTTAGAGCGAAATATCTCTCATTACTTCAATACTGTGGATTCCATCCAAAGTTATTTTGGTGTTGATGATACTGGCACACCCTTGACCGATACTGTTGCAGATTTGTGTGAGTTGGAGCAATTCGAGTATTTGGGCAGTGGTTGTGTTGATATTGTCGCACCCAATGGTTATCAGCTTACCATGGACTTGGTTGGTGATAGCCCAGCAAATCGTGGCGAGTCCGATGACGAAATCGAAATTTTAGCTGAGTTTCTTCGGGCTTTGACTGATCCCAGTGCGTTACCGGGGACTCCAGAAATCGATGTATTGATTCCGCCGAGAGATGGAGGTCCGGATGGCCGTCAGCTGGATGCGGTAGATCAGGAGGGGAACTCTTTATAGTAAGAAAAAAGTGCCCGACAAAATCGGGCACTTTTTTTGAAGGGGAAACCTGAGGGGCTGCCACCCCAGTGCTTACTGATTTGAGGGGAAACTGAACTGAATACCTTCCCTCACCCCACTGGCAGGCCAGCGCTGGGTAATGGTTTTGCGCTTGGTGTAAAAACGCACTGAATCGGGGCCGTAGGCGTGGAGGTCGCCAAACAGTGAACGCTTCCAGCCACCAAAACTTTGGTGTGCTACCGGTACCGGCAGAGGTACGTTGATACCAACCATTCCAACTTTAATATTGTCGCTGAAATAGCGTGCGGCCTCACCGTCGCGAGTAAATAGACAGGTGCCGTTACCGTATTCATGAGCATCGATAATATCCATGGCCTCTTGCATGGTTTCGACACGCATCACACAGAGTACCGGGCCAAATATCTCCCCACTATGAATCGACATTTCCGGAGTGACTTGATCGAACAGACAGGCGCCCAGGTAATTACCATTTTCAAAACCGGAAACGGTTTGGTTGCGCCCATCTACAGCCAACTCGGCACCCTCTTCGATACCAGCGGCAATATAACTCTCCACTTTTTGTAAGTGTTGCCGGGTTACCAGTGGCCCCATATCGCTTTGGCTGTCCATACCATCGCCGATTTTCAGATCAGCAATTTGTACTTTGAGCTTCTCAACAAGGGCATCGGCGGTTTCATTACCTACCGCTACAGCGACAGAGATGGCCATACAGCGTTCACCACAGGAACCATAGGCTGCGCCCATTAGAGCAGCGGCAGCGTTGTCCAGGTCGGCATCGGGCATGATGATCGCATGGTTCTTGGCACCACCAAACGCTTGCACTCTTTTTCCATGGGCGGTGCCTGTGGTGTAGACATACTCTGCGATCGGAGTCGATCCCACAAAGCTCACCGCTTGGACACGTTTATCGGTGAGGAGTGTATCGACGGCCTCTTTACCGCCGTTAACTACATTTAGTACCCCTGTAGGGATGCCGGCTTCTATACCCAGCTCCGCGATAAACAGTGCAGAGGAGGGGGTGCGTTCGGAGGGTTTTAGTACAAAGGTATTGCCGCAGGCAATTGCCATGGGCCACATCCACAGGGGGACCATAGCGGGGAAGTTAAAGGGGGTTATGCCGGCACAAACACCCAGCGGTTGGAATTCGCTCCAGGAGTCTATTGCCGGCCCGACATTTTTACTGTGTTCGCCCTTTAGCATTTCCGGAGTAGAGCAAACGTACTCGATATTCTCGATGCCTCGCTGTAATTCCCCCATCGCATCGTCAAGGACTTTGCCGTGTTCCAGGGTAATCAGCTCACAAATCTTTGCGGCGTTGTCCTGCAGCAGGTCTCGCAGGCGGTACATAATTCGTACTCGCTTGGCCGTCGGAAGGTTTCGCCAAGCGGGGAAGGCCGCTTCAGCTGCGCTAATGGCCTCTTCAACAGTCGCTTTAGAGGCTAACGAAACCTGGGCGATCACTTCGTTGGTGGAGGGGTTGGTGACCTCTTGGAGTTCGGAGTTACCTGCGGCACCGGTGTCATTAACCATGTTGCCATTAATCAGGTGGCCGATTACTTTCATAGTTCTCTCTCAGTCGGGTTTATCAATTATTGTTCTACTGCTTTGCCCCTTTGTAACACAGCTCTGTGTTTTGGGGAAAAGCTCCCAACTGGTTGGAGTTATTCGTGTTTGGGAAAATCCCTGAGAACCGCCAAAAATGCATCGCCGAAGCGTTCGAGTTTACTGTCTCCAACGCCGGAGACCGCTAATAGCTCGCTGCGTGTTTGTGGGTGGGCTTGTACCATGCCGCGCAGGGTCGCATCGTGGAAGACGACATAAGGCGGCACGCCGCGCTCTTCAGCCAACTGTTTGCGACAGTTGCGCAGGGCTTCCCAAAGCACTTGGTTTTCTGGGCTTAGATCATCCAGGTTGTGATTGTCACGGCTCTGCGAGCGCGCCGCTTTCGGGGGAAGCTTTCGCAGGTTGAGAGTCTCCTCCCGTCGCAGCAGCGGGCGACAAATTTCAGTGAGCCTCAGCCCCTGGAACTCCCCCTCGACCTCCAGATAGCCGCGAACAATCAGCTGTCGCACGACTGCCCGCCATTCGGCTGCGCTCAGGTCTTTGCCGATGCCATGAGTGGAGAGCTGGTCGTGCTCGAATTTGCGGACTTTCTCGTTCTCGGAGCCGCGCAGTACATCGATCACGTGGCTGGCGCCGAAGCGCTGTCCGGTGCGATAGACACAGGAGAGTAGTTTTACCGCTGCCTCACTGGCATCCCAGGTGGCAGGCGGCTCCAGGCAGGTATCACAGTTGCCGCAGGGGTTGTCCAGTGGTTCCGCAAAATAGTCCAGTAGGGCCTGGCGGCGGCAGCTGGTGATTTCACACAGCCCGAGCATGGCATTCAGGCGGCTGCGCTCCTGGCGCTTGTGCTCTTCGCTGCCCTCTGAGGACTCCACCATCTGGCCGATCTTTACCACATCCTCAAGACCGTAGAGGAGTAAAGCAACTGAGGCCCCACCATCGCGGCCCGCACGGCCCGTTTCCTGATAGTAGGCTTCTATGCTTTTGGGCAGGTCCAGGTGAACAACGAAACGCACATCCGGCTTATCAATCCCCATACCAAATGCAATGGTGGCGACAACAATGACGCCGTCTTCACGCAGGAAGCGGCGCTGGTGCTCGGCGCGGGTCTCGGCGGGTAGTCCGGCGTGATAGGGCAGGGCAGTGAAGCCCTGCTGGGTCAACCATTCCGCAGTGTTCTCCACTTTGGCTCGGGACAGGCAGTAAATAACCCCGGCGTTGCCCTGGTGTCCATTCTGTAAGAATTGCAGCAGTTGGCGGCGCTGGTTGTCCTTGGGCTCAATGCGGTACTGGATATTGGGGCGGTCGAAGCTGCTGACAAAGTGGCGAGCCTCTTCCAAGTCCAAGCGGCGAGCAATTTCTGCACGGGTGCGCTTGTCTGCTGTTGCTGTCAGGGCAATACGGGGTACCCGGGGGAATTGCTCGTGCAGGCAGTTGAGTTGCAGATAGTCGGCGCGAAAGTCGTGCCCCCATTGGGAAACACAGTGGGCTTCATCAATGGCAAACAGCGACAGTTCTACCCGTTGCAGTAATGACAGGGTTCGTGGCTGTAGTAACCGCTCCGGGGCTAGATAGAGGAGATCCAGCTCACCGTGTAATAGCTGGCTTTCTATTGCCTGGATTTCGTCATAGGCCACTGATGAATTCAAGTAAGCGGCGCAGATGCCGGCTTCCTGAAGAGCTTCTACCTGGTCCTGCATCAGGGCAATCAGGGGGAGATTACAACTCCACACCCGGGGCGCGCCAGGGCGGGAATCTGGTAGCACAGGGATTTACCACCGCCGGTGGGCATTAATACCAGGGCATCATTGCCGGCTACCAGTGTGTCGATAA
This DNA window, taken from Microbulbifer sp. MKSA007, encodes the following:
- a CDS encoding cytochrome c peroxidase; amino-acid sequence: MNLFFNKYLKLLLSVNARILAVFAVLLLWGCGGGGSSGSSGGDDSSGSSGGQVSTDLESPSNLIAVTTSASTIRISWEPNESGDVSYLIYRDGEEIAETQAERFEDSGLSSGTKYSYSAAVKVSDGSYSEPSNEDVARTLDSDRDDDWYNGTSVDTTFAEVNTTIARLDECTAGERVSDVWDIATENLNECLRAAAAVISLGDRVGALRAYVARLRREEDPALIELGMRLFHSKSLSLNNDSSCSSCHHPTLGCGSDGLSLPIGVNTVNPDLLGPGRSDGNLMPLLPRNSPPTCNSAIWSDSLFWDRRVSFRTGINNIEDKATYLANQVRTDDGDVSDDVNSFSEEIASNSLTLLMAQAHFPVVTAEEMGERGSFASDSDYRESIASGLSDEWDSLFEDAFGDSEKTFLRVSEALAAYQASQLFIDNPFFDFLDGNDDAMTEMQKRGGILFYTNTACAQCHDGPFFTLETSRGFRYPQIGVGTNEDGSDLERYRVPSLLNVSISGPWGHAGQFGSLERNISHYFNTVDSIQSYFGVDDTGTPLTDTVADLCELEQFEYLGSGCVDIVAPNGYQLTMDLVGDSPANRGESDDEIEILAEFLRALTDPSALPGTPEIDVLIPPRDGGPDGRQLDAVDQEGNSL
- a CDS encoding CoA-acylating methylmalonate-semialdehyde dehydrogenase, giving the protein MKVIGHLINGNMVNDTGAAGNSELQEVTNPSTNEVIAQVSLASKATVEEAISAAEAAFPAWRNLPTAKRVRIMYRLRDLLQDNAAKICELITLEHGKVLDDAMGELQRGIENIEYVCSTPEMLKGEHSKNVGPAIDSWSEFQPLGVCAGITPFNFPAMVPLWMWPMAIACGNTFVLKPSERTPSSALFIAELGIEAGIPTGVLNVVNGGKEAVDTLLTDKRVQAVSFVGSTPIAEYVYTTGTAHGKRVQAFGGAKNHAIIMPDADLDNAAAALMGAAYGSCGERCMAISVAVAVGNETADALVEKLKVQIADLKIGDGMDSQSDMGPLVTRQHLQKVESYIAAGIEEGAELAVDGRNQTVSGFENGNYLGACLFDQVTPEMSIHSGEIFGPVLCVMRVETMQEAMDIIDAHEYGNGTCLFTRDGEAARYFSDNIKVGMVGINVPLPVPVAHQSFGGWKRSLFGDLHAYGPDSVRFYTKRKTITQRWPASGVREGIQFSFPSNQ